The Mustela erminea isolate mMusErm1 chromosome 18, mMusErm1.Pri, whole genome shotgun sequence genome has a window encoding:
- the C18H17orf64 gene encoding uncharacterized protein C17orf64 homolog isoform X2, with the protein MEASDGQGAEGDKPPKKVTDVPCLEKSSGTTSTGSSLIRHAKGLGQDTFKICKEYLRPLKKFLRKLHLPRDLPQKKKLKYMKQSLLVLGDHINTFLQHYCRTWEIKHWRKMLWRFVSLFSELEAKQLRRLYKYTKSNQTAKFLVAFCPLDAPESSLLADQEDSLPKLCSAWGLHSNISGMKERLSKMQAPGPEASLLGEPTSGAQGGPGSLRKLPQKTKLRRKRIEEAPETPETCA; encoded by the exons ATGGAGGCCTCAGATGGGCAAGGGGCTGAAGGGGACAAGCCACCAAAGAAG GTGACAGATGTACCCTGCTTAGAGAAGAGCTCTGGCACCACCTCCACTGGGAGCTCACTTATACGCCATGCCAAGGGCCTGGGTCAGGACACCTTCAAAATA TGTAAAGAATATCTAAGGCCACTGAAGAAGTTTCTGCGAAAGTTGCACCTGCCCAGGGACCTTCCCCAGAAGAAGAAGCTAAAGTACATGAAGCAGAGCCTGCTGGTCCTAGGGGACCACATCAACACTTTTCTGCAGCACTACTGCCGAACCTGGGAGATCAAGCACTGGAGGAA GATGCTCTGGCGATTTGTTTCTCTATTCTCAGAATTGGAGGCAAAACAACTTCGCAGGCTCTACAAGTACACCAAGAGCAACCAGACAGCGAAGTTCCTG GTGGCGTTCTGCCCCTTGGACGCACCGGAGAGCTCCTTGCTGGCCGACCAGGAAGACAGTCTGCCCAAACTCTGCAGTGCCTGGGGCCTGCACAGCAACATCAGTGGCATGAAGGAGAGGCTGTCCAAGATGCAGGCCCCTGGCCCAGAGGCCTCCCTGCTGGGGGAGCCCACATCCGGGGCCCAGGGCGGGCCAG GTTCTCTAAGGAAacttcctcaaaaaacaaaactcagaaggAAGAGGATTGAGGAAGCCCCCGAGACTCCAGAGACCTGCGCGTGA
- the C18H17orf64 gene encoding uncharacterized protein C17orf64 homolog isoform X1 produces the protein MEASDGQGAEGDKPPKKVTDVPCLEKSSGTTSTGSSLIRHAKGLGQDTFKICKEYLRPLKKFLRKLHLPRDLPQKKKLKYMKQSLLVLGDHINTFLQHYCRTWEIKHWRKMLWRFVSLFSELEAKQLRRLYKYTKSNQTAKFLVRRSGKLLPGPAEGWLVAFCPLDAPESSLLADQEDSLPKLCSAWGLHSNISGMKERLSKMQAPGPEASLLGEPTSGAQGGPGSLRKLPQKTKLRRKRIEEAPETPETCA, from the exons ATGGAGGCCTCAGATGGGCAAGGGGCTGAAGGGGACAAGCCACCAAAGAAG GTGACAGATGTACCCTGCTTAGAGAAGAGCTCTGGCACCACCTCCACTGGGAGCTCACTTATACGCCATGCCAAGGGCCTGGGTCAGGACACCTTCAAAATA TGTAAAGAATATCTAAGGCCACTGAAGAAGTTTCTGCGAAAGTTGCACCTGCCCAGGGACCTTCCCCAGAAGAAGAAGCTAAAGTACATGAAGCAGAGCCTGCTGGTCCTAGGGGACCACATCAACACTTTTCTGCAGCACTACTGCCGAACCTGGGAGATCAAGCACTGGAGGAA GATGCTCTGGCGATTTGTTTCTCTATTCTCAGAATTGGAGGCAAAACAACTTCGCAGGCTCTACAAGTACACCAAGAGCAACCAGACAGCGAAGTTCCTGGTGAGGCGCTCAGGAAAGCTCCTCCCGGGCCCAGCTGAGGGTTGGCTG GTGGCGTTCTGCCCCTTGGACGCACCGGAGAGCTCCTTGCTGGCCGACCAGGAAGACAGTCTGCCCAAACTCTGCAGTGCCTGGGGCCTGCACAGCAACATCAGTGGCATGAAGGAGAGGCTGTCCAAGATGCAGGCCCCTGGCCCAGAGGCCTCCCTGCTGGGGGAGCCCACATCCGGGGCCCAGGGCGGGCCAG GTTCTCTAAGGAAacttcctcaaaaaacaaaactcagaaggAAGAGGATTGAGGAAGCCCCCGAGACTCCAGAGACCTGCGCGTGA